One window of the Salvia splendens isolate huo1 chromosome 1, SspV2, whole genome shotgun sequence genome contains the following:
- the LOC121808967 gene encoding uncharacterized protein LOC121808967 — protein MEASAYKSDGMLAKEMEDELMKYTTKYDNKMEPNSAVKTNEVQKDSDPEVNITECTKSLGNEFVAEDIDDKTETSSSFEDCNSGVESDDAFGDSEASSDFRGDAAASALDSDGFGERFRLRRKKLTTHWRSFIHPLMWRCKWVELQIKKLQSRAHLYDRELEVYDLKRQTELDSSTMVDGTKSLPFSRENAKLDVFRRKKRRRTEATTDVAAYMSQHNLFSCYENKKYLTEGAFMNNELKNPASRKITTDLQILDDDELLPLDLGDDDNSIGQILLKIDFLHSEVGKLRSKYDRITTENADRISFAEKLDLPPPDSENGVEEMHMASQSTAAVVSQTGASSYVDVPVTSGNIDPSCFKAYKPMEDEVLIDNQRVKEEMDSFEEVKIQEMPMVLKDETVNTTPPVIAEPGTADDQPPAKVRSIAKITGARSKRKRGRKRTATYRRGRRSTG, from the exons ATGGAGGCCTCAGCCTATAAGTCAGACGGGATGTTGGCTAAAGAAATGGAAGATGAGCTTATGAAGTACACAACGAAATATGACAATAAAATGGAGCCAAACTCGGCCGTGAAGACTAATGAAGTTCAAAAGGATAGTGATCCTGAGGTTAACATCACTGAATGTACAAAATCTTTGGGCAATGAGTTTGTTGCAGAAGATATCGATGACAAAACGGAGACCTCGAGTTCTTTTGAGGACTGCAATTCTGGTGTAGAAAGTGATGATGCCTTTGGTGATTCTGAAGCTTCGTCAGATTTTCGTGGTGATGCTGCTGCATCAGCGCTGGATTCTGATGGATTCGGTGAAAGGTTTAGACTGAG GCGGAAAAAGCTGACAACTCACTGGAGGTCTTTTATTCATCCTCTTATGTGGCGTTGCAAATGGGTTGAATTGCAAATTAAGAAGCTGCAGTCACGAGCACACCTATATGACAGAGAACTAGAAGTATACGATTTGAAAAGGCAGACTGAACTAGATAGCTCCACAATGGTAGATGGCACCAAATCTCTTCCATTTTCACGGGAAAATGCTAAATTAGACGTCTTTAggagaaagaaaaggaggaGGACTGAAGCAACAACAGATGTAGCAGCATATATGTCCCAACATAACCTATTCTCATGTTATG AAAATAAAAAGTACTTAACCGAGGGTGCCTTCATGAACAACGAGTTGAAGAATCCAG CTAGCCGGAAAATCACAACTGATCTCCAGATATTGGATGATGATGAACTACTACCCCTTGATCTTGGAGATGATGATAATTCCATCGGACAAATACTTTTGAAGATTGACTTTCTACACTCAGAGGTGGGCAAGCTGAGGAGCAAATATGACAGGATAACAACAGAAAATGCTGATAGAATTTCTTTTGCCGAGAAATTGGACTTGCCGCCTCCAGATAGTGAAAATGGAGTAGAAGAAATGCATATGGCATCTCAGAGTACTGCTGCAGTAGTTTCTCAAACTGGAGCATCAAGTTATGTAGATGTTCCTGTGACTAGTGGAAACATCGATCCTTCTTGCTTCAAAGCATACAAACCT ATGGAAGATGAAGTACTTATAGATAATCAGAGGGTTAAGGAAGAGATGGACAGTTTTGAGGAAGTGAAGATTCAGGAAATGCCAATGGTGCTTAAGGATGAGACGGTTAACACCACACCTCCCGTTATAGCAGAACCTGGCACTGCAGATGATCAGCCACCAGCAAAAGTCCGTTCTATTGCAAAAATTACCGGCGCTAGAAGCAAGAGAAAGAGGGGGAGGAAAAGAACTGCTACCTATCGTCGGGGCAGAAGATCCACGGGTTAG
- the LOC121808973 gene encoding uncharacterized protein LOC121808973 has translation MGLAMSLMGKGLPTAQMVNMVMGTLERQFMDKEIKTFEDFHIAMLNIFSTFNSALPGKHYDVPSPEEVQECYGEWKVAPNEAAKKEVLVKFMKEKVNLSRLDESSLITGIVTPPAAMAAKRAGESVPQLKLIKSIPDVIFVPSATVLALISVKLSRKMFRDNATA, from the exons ATGGGATTGGCCATGAGTTTGATGGGGAAAGGTTTACCTACAGCACAGATGGTGAATATGGTGATGGGAACACTTGAAAGACAATTCATGGATAAAGAGATCAAAACTTTTGAGGACTTTCACATTGCAATGCTTAATATCTTCAG CACCTTCAACTCTGCATTGCCTGGTAAACACTATGATGTTCCTTCTCCAGAGGAAGTccag GAATGTTATGGTGAATGGAAGGTCGCCCCAAACGAGGCAGCGAAGAAGGAAGTGTTGGTGAAATTCATGAAGGAGAAGGTGAATCTAAGCAGGCTGGATGAATCCAGCCTTATCACAGGAATAGTAACACCTCCAGCAGCCATGGCAGCCAAGAGAGCAGGCGAGAGTGTACCTCAGCTAAAGCTCATCAAGTCCATACCCGATGTCATTTTTGTGCCCTCCGCCACTGTCTTGGCCCTCATCTCCGTCAAGCTGTCCAGAAAGATGTTCCGTGACAACGCCACTGCATAA